The following proteins are encoded in a genomic region of Alnus glutinosa chromosome 8, dhAlnGlut1.1, whole genome shotgun sequence:
- the LOC133874817 gene encoding uncharacterized protein LOC133874817 isoform X2 → MFSQQQQQQQIAAMASASLQNQRLSQWQHQNQPLDFLSPKAIPMKHVGTPPKPTKLYRGVRQRKGKWVAEIRPPKPTKRGKLWLGIFDTAEEAALAFDKAAYKLRGDFATLNFPHLKHQGAHISGEFGDCKPLRSSVDAKLQSICQSLANSQKQGKTEEPCFVSDTKPAISASLDANALHPFMKSDSLTTSCSYSTVSSSQPNSFPEFCSPSSTHMFSQKQQQQQIAAMASASLQNQRLSQWQHQNQRALDYKPLHSSVEAKLQAISQSLANSQKQGKTEEPCFVTYTKPAISASLDANALQPFMKSDTLTTSCSYSKVSPSQPNSFPEFCSPSSTHMFSQQQQQQQIAAMASASLQNQRLSQWQHQNQRARDFLSPKSIPLKHVGTPPKPTKLYRGVRKRELGKWVAEIRLPKPSKRTRLWLGNFDTAEEAALAFDKAAYKLKGDFATLNFPDLKHQGAHISGQFGDYKPLHSSVEAKLQGICQSMANSQKQGKTEEPCFATDTKPTISASLDANSVFDNSPKVELNSEIGLSGSEDCKLDCDL, encoded by the coding sequence ATGTTTTCTCAACAGCAGCAACAGCAGCAAATCGCTGCCATGGCTTCAGCTTCACTCCAAAACCAGAGGCTAAGCCAATGGCAGCACCAGAACCAGCCCCTCGACTTCCTGAGCCCCAAAGCCATTCCAATGAAACATGTAGGCACTCCTCCAAAGCCCACAAAACTCTACCGAGGAGTGAGACAGAGAAAGGGCAAATGGGTTGCTGAGATCAGACCCCCCAAGCCCACAAAACGCGGAAAACTCTGGCTCGGCATTTTCGATACCGCCGAAGAAGCGGCTTTGGCTTTCGATAAGGCAGCCTATAAGCTCAGGGGAGATTTTGCCACGCTCAATTTCCCTCATCTCAAGCATCAAGGAGCTCATATCTCAGGCGAATTCGGTGACTGCAAGCCCCTCCGTTCCTCAGTGGACGCGAAGCTCCAATCTATTTGCCAGAGCTTGGCTAATTCGCAGAAACAGGGGAAAACAGAGGAGCCTTGTTTTGTTTCTGATACAAAGCCAGCCATTTCAGCTTCTTTGGATGCGAATGCTCTACATCCCTTTATGAAAAGTGATTCGCTAACCACATCCTGCTCTTACTCTACAGTCTCTTCCTCTCAGCCCAACTCGTTCCCTGAATTTTGCTCCCCATCGAGCACGCACATGTTTTCTCAAAAACAGCAACAGCAGCAAATCGCTGCCATGGCTTCAGCTTCACTCCAAAACCAGAGGCTAAGCCAATGGCAGCACCAGAACCAGCGCGCCCTCGACTACAAGCCCCTCCATTCCTCAGTGGAGGCGAAGCTCCAAGCAATTAGCCAGAGCTTGGCTAATTCACAGAAACAGGGGAAAACAGAGGAGCCTTGTTTTGTTACTTATACAAAGCCAGCTATTTCAGCTTCTTTGGATGCGAATGCTCTACAACCCTTTATGAAAAGTGATACGCTAACCACGTCTTGCTCTTACTCTAAAGTCTCTCCCTCTCAGCCCAACTCGTTCCCTGAATTTTGCTCCCCATCGAGCACCCACATGTTTTCTCAACAACAGCAACAGCAGCAAATCGCTGCCATGGCTTCAGCTTCACTCCAAAACCAGAGGCTAAGCCAATGGCAGCACCAGAACCAGCGCGCCCGCGACTTCCTGAGCCCCAAATCCATTCCATTGAAACATGTAGGCACTCCTCCAAAGCCCACAAAACTCTACCGAggagtgagaaagagagagttggGCAAATGGGTTGCTGAGATCAGACTCCCCAAGCCCTCAAAACGCACAAGACTCTGGCTCGGCAATTTTGATACCGCCGAAGAAGCGGCTTTGGCTTTCGATAAGGCAGCCTATAAGCTCAAGGGAGATTTTGCCACGCTCAATTTCCCTGATCTCAAGCATCAAGGAGCTCATATCTCAGGCCAATTCGGTGACTACAAGCCCCTCCATTCCTCAGTGGAGGCGAAGCTCCAAGGAATTTGCCAGAGCATGGCTAATTCGCAGAAACAGGGAAAAACAGAGGAGCCCTGTTTTGCTACTGATACGAAGCCAACCATTTCAGCTTCTTTGGATGCGAATTCGGTCTTTGATAATTCACCCAAAGTCGAATTGAATAGTGAAATCGGGCTTTCTGGATCGGAGGACTGTAAGTTGGACTGCGATCTATGA
- the LOC133874817 gene encoding uncharacterized protein LOC133874817 isoform X1, whose product MAVARDIYNSRLTSILSDRIVGELMNALQPFMKSDSLTTSCSYSTVSPSQPNSFPEFGSPSSTHMFSQQQQQQQIAAMASASLQNQRLSQWQHQNQPLDFLSPKAIPMKHVGTPPKPTKLYRGVRQRKGKWVAEIRPPKPTKRGKLWLGIFDTAEEAALAFDKAAYKLRGDFATLNFPHLKHQGAHISGEFGDCKPLRSSVDAKLQSICQSLANSQKQGKTEEPCFVSDTKPAISASLDANALHPFMKSDSLTTSCSYSTVSSSQPNSFPEFCSPSSTHMFSQKQQQQQIAAMASASLQNQRLSQWQHQNQRALDYKPLHSSVEAKLQAISQSLANSQKQGKTEEPCFVTYTKPAISASLDANALQPFMKSDTLTTSCSYSKVSPSQPNSFPEFCSPSSTHMFSQQQQQQQIAAMASASLQNQRLSQWQHQNQRARDFLSPKSIPLKHVGTPPKPTKLYRGVRKRELGKWVAEIRLPKPSKRTRLWLGNFDTAEEAALAFDKAAYKLKGDFATLNFPDLKHQGAHISGQFGDYKPLHSSVEAKLQGICQSMANSQKQGKTEEPCFATDTKPTISASLDANSVFDNSPKVELNSEIGLSGSEDCKLDCDL is encoded by the coding sequence ATGGCAGTAGCTAGAGATATTTACAATAGCAGGTTAACATCAATTCTCTCAGATCGTATAGTAGGAGAGTTAATGAATGCTCTACAACCCTTTATGAAAAGTGATTCGCTAACCACGTCTTGCTCTTACTCTACAGTCTCTCCCTCTCAGCCCAACTCGTTCCCTGAGTTTGGCTCCCCATCGAGCACCCACATGTTTTCTCAACAGCAGCAACAGCAGCAAATCGCTGCCATGGCTTCAGCTTCACTCCAAAACCAGAGGCTAAGCCAATGGCAGCACCAGAACCAGCCCCTCGACTTCCTGAGCCCCAAAGCCATTCCAATGAAACATGTAGGCACTCCTCCAAAGCCCACAAAACTCTACCGAGGAGTGAGACAGAGAAAGGGCAAATGGGTTGCTGAGATCAGACCCCCCAAGCCCACAAAACGCGGAAAACTCTGGCTCGGCATTTTCGATACCGCCGAAGAAGCGGCTTTGGCTTTCGATAAGGCAGCCTATAAGCTCAGGGGAGATTTTGCCACGCTCAATTTCCCTCATCTCAAGCATCAAGGAGCTCATATCTCAGGCGAATTCGGTGACTGCAAGCCCCTCCGTTCCTCAGTGGACGCGAAGCTCCAATCTATTTGCCAGAGCTTGGCTAATTCGCAGAAACAGGGGAAAACAGAGGAGCCTTGTTTTGTTTCTGATACAAAGCCAGCCATTTCAGCTTCTTTGGATGCGAATGCTCTACATCCCTTTATGAAAAGTGATTCGCTAACCACATCCTGCTCTTACTCTACAGTCTCTTCCTCTCAGCCCAACTCGTTCCCTGAATTTTGCTCCCCATCGAGCACGCACATGTTTTCTCAAAAACAGCAACAGCAGCAAATCGCTGCCATGGCTTCAGCTTCACTCCAAAACCAGAGGCTAAGCCAATGGCAGCACCAGAACCAGCGCGCCCTCGACTACAAGCCCCTCCATTCCTCAGTGGAGGCGAAGCTCCAAGCAATTAGCCAGAGCTTGGCTAATTCACAGAAACAGGGGAAAACAGAGGAGCCTTGTTTTGTTACTTATACAAAGCCAGCTATTTCAGCTTCTTTGGATGCGAATGCTCTACAACCCTTTATGAAAAGTGATACGCTAACCACGTCTTGCTCTTACTCTAAAGTCTCTCCCTCTCAGCCCAACTCGTTCCCTGAATTTTGCTCCCCATCGAGCACCCACATGTTTTCTCAACAACAGCAACAGCAGCAAATCGCTGCCATGGCTTCAGCTTCACTCCAAAACCAGAGGCTAAGCCAATGGCAGCACCAGAACCAGCGCGCCCGCGACTTCCTGAGCCCCAAATCCATTCCATTGAAACATGTAGGCACTCCTCCAAAGCCCACAAAACTCTACCGAggagtgagaaagagagagttggGCAAATGGGTTGCTGAGATCAGACTCCCCAAGCCCTCAAAACGCACAAGACTCTGGCTCGGCAATTTTGATACCGCCGAAGAAGCGGCTTTGGCTTTCGATAAGGCAGCCTATAAGCTCAAGGGAGATTTTGCCACGCTCAATTTCCCTGATCTCAAGCATCAAGGAGCTCATATCTCAGGCCAATTCGGTGACTACAAGCCCCTCCATTCCTCAGTGGAGGCGAAGCTCCAAGGAATTTGCCAGAGCATGGCTAATTCGCAGAAACAGGGAAAAACAGAGGAGCCCTGTTTTGCTACTGATACGAAGCCAACCATTTCAGCTTCTTTGGATGCGAATTCGGTCTTTGATAATTCACCCAAAGTCGAATTGAATAGTGAAATCGGGCTTTCTGGATCGGAGGACTGTAAGTTGGACTGCGATCTATGA